One genomic segment of Suricata suricatta isolate VVHF042 chromosome 16, meerkat_22Aug2017_6uvM2_HiC, whole genome shotgun sequence includes these proteins:
- the EXOSC6 gene encoding exosome complex component MTR3 yields the protein MPGDHRRIRGPEESQPPQLYAANEEEPPAARDPTRLRPVYARAGLLSQAKGSAYLEAGGTKVLCAVSGPRQAEGGDRGGGPAGDPTRLEEEHAAAGLTVALMPVLNQVAGLLGSGEGGPTESWAEAVRLGLEGCQRLYPVLQQCLVRAARRRSAAAPS from the exons ATGCCTGGGGACCACCGCCGCATCCGAGGGCCCGAGGAGTCGCAGCCGCCGCAACTGTACGCGGCCAATGAGGAGGAACCGCCCGCCGCCCGCGACCCGACGCGGTTGCGGCCAGTATACGCGCGCGCCGGGCTGCTGAGCCAGGCCAAGGGCTCGGCCTACCTGGAGGCGGGAGGCACCAAGGTACTGTGCGCCGTGTCCGGTCCGCGTCAGGCCGAGGGCGGCGACCGCGGCGGCGGCCCAGCCGGG GACCCCACGCGACTCGAGGAGGAGCACGCCGCCGCCGGCCTCACCGTGGCGCTCATGCCCGTGCTCAACCAGGTGGCCGGGctgctgggcagcggggaggGCGGCCCGACCGAGAGCTGGGCCGAGGCCGTGCGGCTGGGCCTCGAGGGCTGCCAGCGCCTCTACCCCGTGCTGCAGCAGTGCTTGGTGCGGGCTGCCCGGCGGAGGAGCGCCGCCGCGCCGTCGTGA
- the AARS gene encoding alanine--tRNA ligase, cytoplasmic encodes MDSTLTASEIRQRFIDFFKRNEHTYVHSSATIPLDDPTLLFANAGMNQFKPIFLNTIDPSHPMAKLSRAANTQKCIRAGGKHNDLDDVGKDVYHHTFFEMLGSWSFGDYFKELACKMALELLTQEFGIPVDRLYVTYFGGDEAAGLEPDLECKQIWQSLGLDDSKILPGSMKDNFWEMGDTGPCGPCSEIHYDRIGGRDAAHLVNQDDPNVLEIWNLVFIQYNRETDGILKPLPKKSIDTGMGLERLVSVLQNKMSNYDTDLFVPYFEAIQKGTGARPYTGKVGADDADGIDMAYRVLADHARTITVALADGGRPDNTGRGYVLRRILRRAVRYSHEKLNASRGFFATLVDVVVQSLGDAFPELKKDPDMVKDIINEEEVQFLKTLSRGRRILDRKIQSLGDCKTIPGDTAWLLYDTYGFPVDLTGLIAEEKGLVVDMDGFEEERKLAQLKSQGKGAGGEDLIMLDIYAIEELREKGLEATDDSPKYNYHSDSSGSYAFESAVATVMALRRDKMFVEEVSTGQECGVVLDKTCFYAEQGGQIYDEGYLVKVEDSSEDKTEFTVKNAQVRGGYVLHIGTIYGSLRVGDQVRLFIDEPRRRPIMSNHTATHILNFALRSVLGEADQRGSLVAPDRLRFDFTAKGAMSTQQIKKAEEIANGMIEAAKPVYTQDCPLAAAKAIQGLRAVFDETYPDPVRVVSIGVPVSELLDDPSGPAGSLTSVEFCGGTHLQNSSHAGAFVIVSEEAIAKGIRRIVAVTGAEAQKALRKAESLKKSLCAMEAKVKAQNAPNKDVQREIADLGEALATAVIPQWQKDEFRENLKSLKKVMDDLDRASKADVQKRVLEKTKQLIDSNPNQPLVILEMESGASAKALNEALKLFKTHSPQTSAMLFTVDNEAGKITCLCQVPQNAANRGLKASEWVQQVSGLMDGKGGGKDVSAQATGKNVGCLQEALQLATSFAQLRLGDVKN; translated from the exons TTCAAACCCATCTTTCTGAACACTATTGACCCATCTCACCCTATGGCAAAGCTGAGCAGAGCTGCCAATACCCAGAAATGCATCCGCGCCGGGGGCAAACACAACGATCTGGACGATGTGGGCAAGGATGTCTATCATCACACCTTCTTTGAGATGTTGGGCTCCTGGTCTTTTGGAGATTATTTCAAG gAATTGGCATGTAAGATGGCTCTGGAGCTTCTCACTCAAGAGTTTGGCATTCCAGTTGACAGACTTTATGTTACTTACTTTGGTGGAGATGAAGCTGCTGGCTTAGAACCAGACCTGGAGTGCAAACAGATCTGGCAAAGCTTGGG GCTGGATGACTCCAAAATCCTGCCCGGCAGCATGAAGGATAACTTCTGGGAGATGGGTGACACGGGCCCCTGTGGTCCCTGCAGTGAGATCCACTATGACCGGATTGGTGGTCGGGATGCTGCACACCTCGTCAACCAGGATGACCCCAATGTGCTGGAGATTTGGAACCTGGTGTTCATCCAGTATAACAG GGAAACCGACGGCATTTTGAAACCTCTTCCTAAGAAAAGCATTGACACAGGGATGGGCCTGGAGCGACTGGTGTCTGTGCTGCAAAATAAGATGTCCAACTATGACACTGACCTTTTTGTTCCTTACTTTGAGGCCATTCAGAAG GGCACAGGTGCCCGGCCATACACTGGAAAAGTTGGTGCTGATGATGCCGATGGAATCGATATGGCCTATCGGGTGCTGGCTGACCATGCCCGGACCATCACCGTGGCACTGGCCGATGGTGGCCGACCTGACAACACAGGGCGTGG GTATGTGTTGAGACGGATTCTCCGCCGGGCCGTTCGATATTCCCATGAGAAACTCAACGCCAGCAGGGGTTTCTTTGCCACGTTAGTAGATGTTGTTGTCCAGTCCTTG GGAGATGCATTTCCTGAGCTAAAGAAGGACCCAGATATGGTGAAGGACATCATTAACGAAGAGGAAGTGCAGTTTCTCAAGACTCTTAGCAGAGGGCGTCGTATCTTGGACAGGAAAATTCAGAGCCTGGGAGACTGTAAAACCATTCCTG GGGACACTGCTTGGCTTCTCTATGACACCTATGGCTTTCCAGTGGATCTCACTGGACTGATTGCTGAAGAGAAGGGCCTGGTGGTAGATATGGATGGATTTGAAGAGGAGAGGAAACTGGCTCAG TTAAAATCCCAGGGCAAGGGAGCTGGTGGGGAAGACCTCATTATGCTGGACATTTATGCTATTGAAGAGCTCAGGGAGAAGGGTCTGGAAGCAACAGACGATTCCCCGAAGTATAATTACCATTCGGATTCCAGTGGGAGCTACG CATTTGAGAGCGCAGTGGCTACAGTGATGGCTCTGCGCAGGGATAAGATGTTCGTGGAAGAAGTGTCCACGGGCCAGGAGTGTGGAGTGGTGCTGGACAAGACCTGTTTCTATGCTGAGCAAGGAGGGCAGATCTATGACGAGGGCTACCTGGTGAAGGTTGAGGACAGCAGTGAAGAC AAAACGGAGTTTACAGTGAAGAATGCTCAGGTACGAGGAGGGTACGTGCTGCACATAGGGACCATCTACGGCAGCCTGAGAGTGGGGGACCAGGTCCGGCTGTTTATTGACGAG CCCCGACGGAGGCCCATCATGAGCAACCACACCGCCACTCACATCCTGAACTTCGCCCTGCGCTCTGTGCTTGGGGAGGCTGACCAGAGGGGCTCCCTTGTTGCTCCTGACCGCCTTCGGTTTGACTTCACTGCCAAAGGAGCCATGTCGACCCAGCAGATCAAGAAGGCTGAAGAGATTGCTAACGGGATGATCGAGGCAGCCAAG CCCGTCTACACCCAGGATTGTCCCCTGGCAGCAGCTAAAGCCATCCAGGGCCTGAGGGCTGTGTTTGATGAAACCTATCCTGACCCTGTGCGCGTTGTCTCCATCGGTGTCCCAGTGTCCGAGCTGTTGGATGACCCCTCTGGTCCTGCGGGCTCACTCACTTCTGTGGAATTCTGTGGGGGAAC ACACCTACAGAATTCAAGTCACGCAGGAGCTTTTGTGATTGTGAGTGAAGAAGCTATTGCCAAGGGCATCCGGAGGATTGTTGCCGTCACGGGTGCAGAAGCCCAGAAG GCCCTCAGGAAAGCAGAGAGCTTGAAGAAATCTCTCTGTGCCATGGAGGCCAAAGTGAAGGCCCAGAATGCGCCAAATAAGGATGTGCAGAGGGAGATCGCTGACCTTGGTGAG GCCCTGGCCACCGCAGTCATCCCCCAGTGGCAGAAGGACGAGTTCCGGGAGAATCTCAAATCCCTTAAGAAGGTCATGGACGACCTGGACCGGGCTAGCAAAGCCGATGTCCAAAAGCGA GTGTTGGAGAAGACAAAGCAGCTCATTGACAGCAACCCCAACCAACCCCTCGTCATCTTGGAGATGGAGAGCGGCGCTTCGGCCAAG GCCCTGAATGAAGCCTTGAAGCTCTTCAAGACGCATTCCCCGCAGACATCTGCCATGCTCTTCACGGTGGATAATGAAGCCGGCAAGATCACGTGCTTGTGTCAGGTCCCCCAG AATGCAGCCAACCGGGGCTTGAAAGCCAGCGAGTGGGTGCAACAGGTGTCAGGCCTGATGGATGGCAAAGGTGGTGGCAAAGATGTGTCTGCTCAGGCCACAGGCAAGAATGTGGGCTGCCTGCAGGAGGCACTGCAGCTGGCCACCTCCTTTGCGCAGCTCCGCCTGGGAGATGTGAAGAACTGA